In Listeria monocytogenes, the following proteins share a genomic window:
- a CDS encoding PTS glucitol/sorbitol transporter subunit IIC, translating into MNYIEWFGTNFIGLFEAGGKQFVSFMTGIVPLLIVLLTFTYSIIAFIGEERVNRAIQFSAKNMILRYTLMPVLSVLMLTNPMAYTFGRFVKEHQKPAFYDSVVSFLHPVTGLFPYANAGELFVYLGIANGVVEAGYSMSSLAVRYFLAGLVVILMRGVITETITKFLMRKEKV; encoded by the coding sequence GTGAATTATATTGAATGGTTTGGAACAAACTTTATCGGCTTATTTGAGGCTGGTGGAAAACAGTTTGTAAGTTTTATGACGGGAATTGTCCCTCTTTTAATTGTCCTTTTAACTTTTACTTACTCGATTATTGCTTTTATCGGGGAAGAACGTGTCAACAGAGCAATCCAATTTTCTGCAAAAAACATGATTTTGCGTTATACATTAATGCCCGTTTTATCCGTCCTGATGTTAACGAATCCTATGGCTTACACATTCGGTCGATTTGTTAAAGAACATCAGAAACCAGCTTTTTATGACTCTGTCGTATCGTTTTTGCACCCTGTTACCGGACTATTTCCGTATGCAAATGCTGGTGAACTATTTGTTTATTTAGGGATTGCTAATGGTGTGGTCGAAGCTGGGTATAGCATGTCTAGCCTTGCTGTTCGCTACTTCCTGGCAGGTCTCGTGGTTATTTTAATGCGTGGTGTTATTACAGAAACAATTACGAAATTCTTAATGCGAAAAGAAAAAGTCTGA
- a CDS encoding transcriptional regulator GutM: MNIVLIASLIFIAQTGLAFFQVRYYQHHMNKVADKYAGKTGYYLYSEMERLKFRTSAVAILIVNENQIVHECQILTGKTVFAKFKTFTNYHHKDLSEILTELRSKNKNTIQEKAIIKTVNSCMKAL, translated from the coding sequence ATGAATATTGTCCTTATTGCTTCCCTCATTTTCATCGCTCAGACAGGTCTTGCGTTTTTCCAAGTTAGGTATTATCAGCATCATATGAACAAAGTTGCGGATAAATATGCTGGGAAAACTGGTTATTATCTTTATTCCGAAATGGAACGACTCAAATTTCGCACAAGTGCTGTAGCCATTCTGATAGTGAATGAAAACCAGATTGTACATGAATGCCAAATTTTAACCGGAAAGACTGTTTTTGCAAAGTTCAAGACTTTCACCAACTATCATCATAAAGATTTATCCGAAATATTGACGGAACTTCGTAGTAAAAATAAGAATACAATCCAAGAAAAAGCAATTATTAAAACAGTTAACAGTTGTATGAAAGCGCTTTAA
- a CDS encoding NAD(P)H-dependent oxidoreductase, which produces MTLYRQLLARENENNPIRVGVIGAGQMGFGMISQIAAIPGMSVVGISDIHVEAAQKAADAYNATATKKEKILLSNDFKEIIHSDLVEVIVDATGVPEVGAKISLETLLAKKQLVLLNVEIDITIGPLMKKLYDSAGLVYTGSDGDEPAAITELYEFSKSMGMEVLVAGKGKNNKLKISANPDSCQAEADGKNMASHMLAAFQDGTKTMAEMNLLSNAIGYVPDVVGMHGISGDVDSVIKDLDLKDQGGILNKFGVVEYVDGLAPGVFVIVKGQNEGVSHELSYLMKKGDRDHHILYRPYHLASLETPLTIAKAVLNHDHAIVPMGAPVSETVAVAKKDISTGEKLDGIGGFCVRGVLETHVDMATNGHIPIGLISGEVVARRNIKAGTFITDEDVSLDESTTVWKLRKLQDETFSK; this is translated from the coding sequence ATGACTTTATATAGACAGTTACTTGCTCGTGAGAACGAAAATAATCCGATTCGCGTTGGTGTTATCGGCGCTGGTCAAATGGGATTCGGCATGATTTCGCAAATCGCCGCAATTCCAGGTATGAGTGTCGTTGGTATTAGCGATATTCATGTAGAAGCAGCACAAAAAGCAGCAGATGCTTACAATGCCACAGCAACCAAAAAAGAAAAAATTCTATTATCTAATGACTTTAAAGAAATTATTCATTCTGATCTTGTAGAAGTGATTGTCGATGCTACTGGTGTTCCAGAAGTCGGCGCAAAAATTTCCCTAGAAACTTTACTTGCTAAAAAACAACTCGTTTTACTTAATGTAGAAATTGATATTACTATCGGACCGTTAATGAAAAAATTATATGACAGCGCAGGCCTCGTATATACTGGCTCCGATGGCGACGAACCTGCTGCAATAACTGAACTTTACGAATTTTCCAAATCAATGGGTATGGAAGTCCTTGTCGCTGGTAAAGGAAAAAATAATAAACTTAAAATCAGCGCTAACCCTGATAGTTGCCAAGCGGAAGCCGACGGGAAAAACATGGCGTCTCACATGCTAGCTGCTTTCCAAGATGGAACAAAAACAATGGCAGAAATGAACTTACTTTCTAATGCTATTGGCTATGTTCCAGACGTTGTTGGAATGCATGGTATTTCTGGTGATGTTGATTCTGTCATCAAAGACCTCGACCTAAAAGACCAAGGTGGAATTTTAAACAAATTTGGCGTTGTAGAGTATGTAGATGGCTTAGCTCCTGGGGTATTCGTTATCGTCAAAGGACAAAATGAAGGCGTTAGTCACGAACTTAGCTACCTCATGAAAAAAGGCGACCGCGATCACCACATTCTTTATCGTCCTTATCACCTAGCAAGCCTTGAAACACCTCTAACCATTGCAAAAGCTGTGTTGAACCACGATCACGCTATCGTGCCAATGGGAGCACCAGTTTCCGAAACAGTTGCCGTTGCTAAGAAAGATATTTCAACCGGCGAAAAATTAGATGGCATTGGTGGTTTCTGTGTACGCGGTGTACTGGAAACTCACGTTGATATGGCAACGAATGGTCATATTCCAATCGGCTTGATTAGCGGTGAGGTAGTAGCCCGCAGAAATATCAAAGCTGGAACATTTATTACAGACGAAGACGTTTCATTAGATGAATCCACTACTGTTTGGAAACTTAGAAAACTACAAGATGAAACATTCAGCAAATAA
- a CDS encoding sugar-binding transcriptional regulator, with amino-acid sequence MKWEEKRDMVKIATWYYHYGWTQAQIAKKIGISRSIISKTLQRAKDLGIVEIFIKDETYYTVDLEQKLEEKFGLEEAIVVATHDMSDEEALNFLAKEAAYTLSKRIAKVNTLGISWGKTIRKFANEFPFIPHKDLTIIPLIGGMGSSDIDLHSNQICYDLKKKMKCHSKYLYAPALVEDTEMKTDLSKNKYISEVLEEGKTVDMAIVGVSSPYNHSTMEEIGYINPEDIEELRYRDVVGDINSRFFTADGKEANTEINTHVIGLSLEELKNIPTVVALANGLQKKEALVAALDAGLIDVIVITDRMAEYILQKND; translated from the coding sequence ATGAAATGGGAAGAAAAAAGAGATATGGTAAAAATCGCTACGTGGTACTATCACTATGGCTGGACCCAAGCACAAATTGCCAAAAAAATCGGGATATCAAGATCGATTATTTCTAAAACCTTGCAACGCGCGAAAGACTTAGGTATTGTTGAAATCTTCATTAAAGACGAAACATACTATACGGTAGATTTAGAACAAAAATTAGAAGAAAAGTTCGGTTTAGAGGAAGCTATTGTCGTCGCAACGCACGATATGTCCGACGAAGAAGCACTGAATTTCCTTGCCAAAGAAGCGGCTTATACACTAAGTAAAAGAATTGCCAAAGTAAACACTCTAGGTATTTCATGGGGAAAAACCATCCGCAAATTTGCTAATGAATTCCCTTTTATCCCGCACAAAGATTTAACAATTATTCCACTTATCGGAGGAATGGGCTCGAGTGATATTGATTTGCACTCCAATCAAATTTGTTATGATTTAAAGAAAAAAATGAAATGTCATTCCAAGTATTTGTATGCTCCTGCGCTCGTTGAAGATACAGAGATGAAAACCGATTTATCCAAAAATAAGTATATTAGCGAAGTATTAGAAGAAGGAAAAACCGTTGATATGGCTATTGTCGGCGTTTCAAGTCCTTATAATCACAGCACAATGGAAGAAATCGGCTATATTAATCCAGAAGATATTGAAGAACTACGCTATAGAGATGTTGTAGGTGATATTAATTCACGCTTCTTCACAGCAGATGGTAAAGAAGCAAACACAGAAATTAATACCCATGTCATCGGTCTTAGTTTAGAGGAACTAAAAAATATCCCAACTGTCGTCGCGCTCGCAAACGGACTACAAAAAAAAGAAGCGTTAGTTGCTGCTCTTGACGCTGGATTGATAGATGTGATTGTGATTACTGATAGAATGGCTGAATACATTCTGCAAAAAAATGATTAG
- a CDS encoding Crp/Fnr family transcriptional regulator: protein MEQLFTYKEFVSMMKNYGIKHKKRKLKCGENIMTNSTEPNSVILLIHGYISSYTCESPGKLLSVFEPGVFLSYSILEELPPLVTNIALSDDCVVYEYKKEDIEYALSLFPENFGFQYFFLKKIGCHLYYRALLNGKNHHEKLYYAIKYLGILIGKKDENGNILLPPEVTIKILIEYSTLSKAAFYRQRIRLLEQEILKQHKKTFIVQKKVAKHYEKQLTSI from the coding sequence GTGGAACAACTATTTACTTACAAAGAATTTGTTAGCATGATGAAAAATTACGGTATTAAACACAAAAAACGCAAATTAAAATGCGGTGAAAATATTATGACTAATTCTACGGAACCCAATAGTGTCATTTTATTAATACATGGTTACATAAGTAGTTACACTTGCGAGTCACCTGGAAAACTTTTGTCTGTTTTTGAGCCAGGTGTTTTCTTAAGTTATTCCATATTAGAAGAATTGCCACCACTTGTAACAAATATTGCGCTTTCAGATGATTGCGTAGTGTATGAGTATAAAAAAGAAGACATTGAATATGCTTTATCGTTATTTCCAGAAAACTTTGGCTTTCAATATTTCTTTTTAAAAAAGATTGGATGTCATTTATATTATAGAGCTTTACTCAATGGCAAAAATCACCATGAAAAATTATATTATGCAATAAAGTATTTAGGAATACTTATTGGTAAAAAAGATGAAAATGGAAATATTTTATTGCCACCAGAAGTTACAATCAAAATTTTAATTGAGTACAGTACATTATCAAAAGCAGCTTTTTACAGACAACGTATTCGCCTATTAGAACAAGAAATTTTGAAGCAGCATAAAAAAACTTTTATAGTTCAAAAAAAGGTAGCGAAACACTATGAAAAACAGCTAACTAGCATTTAA
- a CDS encoding LapB repeat-containing protein, translated as MKINWKIVLVFVLIFALIVPVYSKAIEAEKSVVPEQPVEPVIEEAIKETPENKETVSETPTKETIPETPTKETVSEPQKTEESTTKQPLKEPEPSKLKANSLTIPANSRIVDLFPDPVMAESLVRNLNIQIKYKNDWVVTDVITQADLDNLSFFTDLSSVIIKNIEGIQYMTNLKTINIRSDDNLQGISALLKAPNGYPKLEELTLTRAGITDVSPILKMNAPKLVFLNLSKNKISDLSPFASLPNKFPNIDEIILDNNDISNIEPMVKYTSASLRYIHFTSNYISDLSSFKDHSLPNLVEINCANQRIYLEPIEISAKYDFTVKPEEIIGVSKSIPMTTFYPTAKMDDATSMITWKQEIIEIKPTIGLKEGGITEGVNYGWDDVSSIKDNNGRVVYSGRFFQPLVYIVAPKIISYEKQLIYDIDTPLTEEQLLKDAKVVVDQPSKITTNFNDAIPSSKEPTKYVVTIEASNIDGGESVNVEVIFQPKPPIITAEEEYTYLVGETVDANQFRLDVNATLTGVGSLVDDFEEVVDFTKVGDYVVTLSSPGNPPASQTAIPVTVVVHVRESMELHIPSEFRMGVDKDLESVPILNRKQTLKCYGADGEVDLKVIDRRKLKQGWTITGAMTTFTNSSGDIIQSSLKYQSKSPGSNPVYLSNENQPIEQKQATPTETGFVSTIFDLEESLTIEIQPNDALVGDAYESKVTWTLEDAPRP; from the coding sequence ATGAAAATAAATTGGAAGATAGTTCTAGTTTTTGTTTTGATTTTTGCGCTTATTGTACCGGTCTATTCGAAAGCTATAGAGGCGGAAAAAAGTGTAGTGCCTGAACAACCAGTGGAGCCTGTAATAGAGGAAGCCATAAAGGAAACTCCAGAAAATAAAGAAACGGTATCAGAAACTCCAACAAAAGAAACGATACCAGAGACTCCAACAAAAGAAACAGTATCAGAACCCCAAAAAACAGAAGAGAGTACAACGAAACAACCGCTGAAGGAGCCGGAGCCTAGCAAACTGAAAGCTAACTCTTTAACCATACCCGCGAATAGTAGGATAGTAGATTTGTTTCCGGATCCGGTAATGGCAGAATCCTTAGTTCGAAACTTAAATATTCAAATCAAGTATAAAAATGATTGGGTTGTGACTGACGTTATTACCCAAGCAGATTTAGATAATTTATCTTTTTTTACTGATTTATCTTCAGTCATTATAAAAAATATAGAAGGTATACAGTATATGACTAATCTAAAGACTATAAACATTCGGTCAGATGATAATTTGCAAGGGATATCAGCTTTATTAAAAGCACCAAATGGATATCCAAAATTAGAAGAGCTAACTCTTACAAGAGCAGGAATTACGGATGTCTCACCGATTTTAAAAATGAATGCACCAAAGTTAGTCTTTCTAAATCTATCCAAGAATAAAATTAGTGATTTATCTCCATTTGCAAGTCTGCCAAACAAATTTCCTAATATAGACGAAATCATACTTGATAATAACGATATTTCAAATATCGAGCCAATGGTTAAGTATACTAGTGCTAGTCTGAGATATATTCATTTTACTAGTAATTATATTTCTGATTTATCGAGTTTTAAAGATCATTCTCTGCCAAATTTAGTAGAAATTAATTGTGCCAATCAAAGAATATACTTAGAACCAATCGAAATCTCTGCAAAATACGATTTTACCGTAAAACCGGAAGAGATTATAGGTGTATCAAAATCAATTCCTATGACTACGTTTTATCCAACTGCGAAAATGGATGATGCAACCTCGATGATTACTTGGAAGCAAGAGATAATAGAAATCAAGCCAACCATTGGTTTAAAAGAAGGGGGGATTACAGAGGGAGTTAATTATGGATGGGATGATGTTAGTTCAATTAAGGATAATAATGGACGGGTAGTTTATTCAGGAAGATTTTTCCAACCGCTAGTATATATAGTGGCTCCAAAGATTATCTCCTATGAAAAACAACTTATTTATGATATAGACACGCCACTCACAGAGGAACAATTGCTAAAAGATGCAAAAGTCGTCGTAGATCAACCATCAAAAATCACAACTAATTTTAATGACGCAATACCGAGTTCAAAAGAGCCTACCAAGTATGTAGTTACTATCGAAGCTTCTAACATTGATGGAGGCGAGTCTGTCAATGTAGAGGTTATATTTCAACCGAAGCCACCTATCATAACTGCAGAGGAAGAATATACCTATTTAGTTGGTGAAACTGTGGATGCTAATCAATTTAGATTAGATGTGAATGCCACTTTGACTGGTGTAGGTTCATTAGTGGATGATTTTGAGGAAGTGGTAGACTTTACGAAAGTTGGCGATTATGTTGTAACGCTGTCCTCTCCCGGAAATCCACCAGCTTCTCAAACAGCAATCCCTGTAACCGTAGTTGTACATGTTAGAGAGAGTATGGAGCTACATATTCCTAGTGAATTTAGGATGGGTGTAGATAAAGATTTAGAATCAGTGCCCATTTTAAATAGAAAACAAACGTTGAAATGCTACGGAGCAGATGGAGAGGTAGATTTAAAGGTTATAGATAGAAGGAAATTAAAGCAAGGCTGGACGATAACAGGGGCAATGACAACATTCACAAATAGTAGCGGAGATATCATTCAAAGTTCGCTCAAGTATCAAAGTAAATCTCCAGGGAGCAACCCCGTTTACTTAAGCAATGAAAATCAGCCTATTGAACAAAAACAAGCAACTCCTACAGAAACAGGCTTTGTTTCTACTATTTTTGACTTAGAAGAGAGTTTAACAATAGAAATTCAGCCTAATGATGCTTTGGTGGGAGATGCTTATGAATCTAAGGTTACGTGGACTCTAGAAGATGCGCCTAGGCCTTAA
- a CDS encoding WxL domain-containing protein: MTSRTVKLTTASLLALGLIVAPVLSGDFASAATSVTQDSKGIVKFDKSTTPDPVPVDPDPIGPDPVVPDPTNPPTGSDGLWILAVSNWDFGTLDSSQLSKGAINVHSKDSKITTYVDTNGNGTQDLPGEVSVIKDVTPFAQVSDLRGSNNGWTLSVTGSEFKDSSTPAKKIAGAELTIPKSIVSSKDSTAQAPTGYDNVTISMTGGAAVPVMAAKDMQTATPTNYNDDQGMGTWNDSFGSAEVSATETSKPKLSIPKNVAVADGTYQSTLTWTLSDTPTV, translated from the coding sequence ATGACAAGTAGAACAGTAAAATTAACAACAGCAAGTTTATTAGCACTAGGATTGATTGTAGCACCAGTACTTTCTGGAGATTTTGCTTCAGCAGCAACTTCCGTAACACAAGATTCAAAAGGGATAGTAAAATTTGATAAAAGCACAACACCAGATCCAGTTCCAGTAGATCCAGATCCAATTGGTCCTGATCCAGTTGTTCCAGATCCAACTAATCCGCCAACAGGTAGTGACGGTCTTTGGATTTTAGCAGTATCTAATTGGGATTTTGGAACACTTGATTCATCACAATTATCTAAAGGTGCAATCAATGTCCACAGTAAAGATTCAAAGATTACTACTTATGTAGACACTAACGGAAATGGTACACAAGACTTACCAGGAGAAGTTTCTGTAATTAAAGATGTAACTCCTTTTGCACAAGTTAGTGATTTACGTGGTTCAAATAACGGTTGGACGCTCTCTGTAACTGGTAGTGAGTTTAAAGATTCTTCTACACCTGCAAAAAAAATTGCTGGTGCTGAGCTAACTATTCCAAAATCTATTGTTAGTTCAAAAGATTCTACTGCCCAAGCACCAACTGGATATGATAATGTAACAATTTCCATGACTGGTGGAGCAGCAGTTCCTGTAATGGCAGCTAAAGATATGCAAACAGCTACACCAACAAATTATAATGATGACCAAGGTATGGGAACTTGGAATGATAGCTTTGGTTCAGCAGAAGTATCTGCAACAGAAACTTCTAAACCGAAATTATCTATTCCTAAAAACGTGGCTGTAGCGGATGGCACTTATCAAAGTACATTAACTTGGACTTTAAGTGATACACCAACAGTCTAA
- a CDS encoding DUF916 and DUF3324 domain-containing protein, whose amino-acid sequence MKKIFAIIFACTIAIICLPNQHAEAAESNSFSVKAILPDNQVSKATYFDLQMEPKQKQKLNVEITNQSKEKMTINCVANTAITNEMGYVDYSIPKTKPDETLKYPFADITELSDSEITLEPNETKTWSVTIQMPEENYDGIILGGLHFKEKKAEEKEKESSENDVQIKNEYAYVIGVKLTEKATVVKPELELNQIKPATRNYRNVVEMNLQNTKATLVGGLAVDAKIYKKGSEKVLHESKRTDLSMAPNSNFNYSVDWENQELKPGKYKLHLVAKNKDDKWEWTREFTISSDEAKKANEKALGLEKDYTWMYIAGGLLLFILLIIATYSIGKRAAKKKQQDEE is encoded by the coding sequence TTGAAAAAAATATTCGCTATCATCTTTGCCTGTACAATTGCTATTATTTGTTTGCCAAATCAACATGCAGAAGCAGCAGAAAGTAATAGTTTTTCCGTAAAAGCAATTCTTCCAGATAATCAGGTATCAAAAGCTACATATTTTGATTTGCAAATGGAACCCAAGCAGAAGCAAAAATTAAATGTCGAAATTACCAATCAAAGTAAAGAAAAAATGACAATCAATTGTGTTGCCAATACAGCTATTACCAATGAGATGGGGTACGTTGATTACTCGATACCAAAAACAAAACCGGACGAAACGCTCAAATATCCCTTTGCAGATATTACAGAATTAAGTGACTCCGAGATTACACTTGAACCAAATGAAACTAAAACTTGGTCGGTAACTATCCAAATGCCAGAAGAAAACTATGATGGAATTATTTTAGGCGGATTACATTTTAAAGAAAAGAAAGCAGAGGAAAAGGAAAAAGAATCCAGCGAAAACGATGTTCAAATCAAAAATGAATATGCTTACGTCATTGGCGTGAAATTAACTGAAAAAGCGACTGTCGTAAAGCCAGAACTAGAATTAAATCAAATTAAACCAGCAACCCGGAATTACCGAAATGTAGTCGAAATGAATTTGCAAAATACAAAAGCGACCTTAGTTGGTGGACTGGCCGTGGATGCCAAAATATATAAGAAAGGCAGCGAAAAAGTTTTACATGAATCAAAGCGCACAGATTTATCAATGGCGCCAAATTCCAATTTTAATTACAGCGTGGACTGGGAAAATCAAGAGTTAAAACCAGGTAAATATAAATTACATTTAGTTGCTAAAAATAAAGACGATAAATGGGAGTGGACGAGAGAATTTACTATTTCATCAGATGAAGCAAAAAAAGCTAATGAAAAAGCATTAGGACTAGAGAAAGATTATACGTGGATGTATATTGCGGGCGGATTACTGCTCTTCATTCTGCTTATTATCGCAACTTACTCTATCGGGAAACGAGCAGCAAAGAAAAAACAACAAGACGAAGAATAA
- the cbpA gene encoding cyclic di-AMP binding protein CbpA produces the protein MLIKNLCIPKINLTTVPGDATLQEAIHLLEESGYRCVPVLDEKGEKFLGNIYKMHIYKHAANGGSLSDPVMSLIKNATKHICVNASFFEVFFTIKELPYIAVLNEQGNFYGILTHGKLLGLLQDGWNVKTTSYVLTIATGEVQGALTKITKIIDRYSSIASLITLDNQTEDFIRRVLVSLPVGVTEEKKNEIVSHLERKGLRVVETEKIEK, from the coding sequence ATGTTGATAAAAAACCTTTGTATCCCTAAAATAAATTTAACAACCGTCCCAGGAGATGCAACTTTACAAGAGGCTATCCATTTACTAGAAGAATCTGGTTATCGCTGTGTTCCTGTATTAGACGAAAAAGGCGAAAAATTCTTAGGTAACATCTATAAAATGCATATTTACAAACATGCGGCTAATGGTGGAAGCCTTAGCGATCCAGTAATGAGTTTAATTAAAAATGCAACGAAGCACATTTGTGTTAATGCATCTTTCTTTGAAGTATTCTTTACTATTAAAGAGCTTCCATATATTGCTGTTTTAAATGAACAAGGTAACTTTTATGGTATTTTAACGCACGGGAAATTACTTGGTTTGCTTCAAGATGGTTGGAATGTGAAAACAACTAGCTACGTACTTACGATTGCAACAGGTGAAGTTCAAGGCGCTTTAACTAAAATCACTAAAATTATCGATCGTTATTCGAGCATCGCAAGTTTGATTACATTAGACAATCAAACGGAAGATTTCATTCGCCGCGTACTTGTTTCCTTACCAGTTGGCGTAACGGAAGAGAAGAAAAACGAAATTGTTTCTCACTTAGAACGCAAAGGGCTTCGTGTCGTAGAAACTGAAAAAATCGAAAAATAA
- a CDS encoding iron-containing alcohol dehydrogenase → MQKEILNFDYYNPTHIIFGKNRLEELNEVIPQDKKVLILYGGGSVKKFGTLDKVKAALKTREVGEFGGIEANPTYETLIKAIQLVKEENYDFLLAVGGGSVIDGTKFVAAGALFDDDPIHIFGSGIGEKRPITEALPFGTVLTLPATGSEMNSGGVITFVEKKAKLGFGSAYTYPVFSLLDPELTYTLPKRQLANGIMDAYVHVMEQYMTYPVGALLQDRYAESLLQTLIEIGPDVIKEDNHDYNTRATFMWSATNALNGTLSRGVPQDWASHSLGHEITALYGIDHARTLAIVLPSLLNVRRNEKKDKLVQYAERVWGILNGSDEEKIDAAILQTREFFESLGAGTRFSDYGLGEEVVDLLVDQLERHGLTNISERGDQTLEVSRQIYTNAL, encoded by the coding sequence ATGCAAAAAGAAATCTTGAATTTTGATTATTATAATCCTACTCATATTATTTTTGGTAAAAATCGTCTAGAAGAACTAAATGAAGTTATCCCTCAAGACAAAAAAGTATTGATTTTATACGGTGGCGGTAGTGTTAAAAAATTTGGGACACTTGATAAAGTAAAAGCAGCTCTTAAAACTAGAGAAGTTGGTGAGTTTGGCGGCATCGAAGCGAATCCTACATATGAAACATTAATAAAAGCTATTCAATTAGTAAAAGAAGAAAACTACGACTTTCTACTCGCTGTTGGTGGTGGTTCTGTTATTGATGGTACGAAATTTGTAGCCGCTGGAGCTTTATTTGACGATGATCCGATCCATATTTTTGGTAGTGGGATTGGTGAAAAACGTCCGATTACAGAAGCTCTTCCTTTTGGAACGGTATTAACTTTACCTGCAACTGGTTCTGAAATGAATAGCGGAGGCGTCATTACTTTTGTGGAGAAGAAAGCGAAACTTGGCTTTGGTAGCGCTTATACTTACCCAGTTTTTTCTTTACTTGACCCAGAACTTACATACACGCTTCCAAAACGGCAGCTAGCAAATGGCATTATGGATGCATATGTGCATGTAATGGAACAATACATGACTTATCCAGTTGGGGCTTTACTACAAGATCGTTATGCCGAAAGTCTACTACAAACTTTAATCGAAATTGGTCCAGATGTTATCAAAGAAGATAATCACGATTACAATACACGCGCGACTTTTATGTGGTCAGCTACAAATGCTCTTAATGGAACGTTGTCAAGAGGTGTTCCACAAGACTGGGCAAGCCATAGTTTAGGTCACGAAATCACAGCACTATACGGAATTGACCATGCACGTACATTAGCGATAGTTCTTCCATCTCTTTTAAATGTTCGTCGTAACGAGAAAAAAGATAAATTAGTGCAATACGCAGAACGAGTATGGGGGATTTTGAATGGTAGTGATGAAGAAAAAATAGATGCAGCCATTCTTCAAACACGTGAGTTCTTTGAAAGCTTAGGGGCAGGGACTAGATTTAGTGATTATGGGCTTGGCGAAGAAGTGGTAGATTTACTTGTTGATCAATTAGAACGCCATGGTTTAACTAATATTTCAGAACGAGGCGACCAAACACTAGAAGTATCTCGTCAAATTTATACAAATGCTTTATAA